From Watersipora subatra chromosome 2, tzWatSuba1.1, whole genome shotgun sequence, one genomic window encodes:
- the LOC137387047 gene encoding oocyte zinc finger protein XlCOF6-like isoform X1 — protein sequence MEMTPAVENFDKVLETDIMVDDGFDSLATLNIDIKQEADEIFDPNNFDCHSDVVSDESDEDFKPPESGKKRKTSSKCDKVSQVSFTPRNNIKMITTKKNILPRRKSVSAVHNYTELDIGTDDTHMSTKGCSVSTEKGLHICHICQAEFVNICSLSRHFKWHSRQSDSLDCMKYARDITATPECKESDFIRTFNHQLTSTCTSHTSSTEKPYACTQYDYRSAHSGNLQTHMKTHTGEKLYACTQCDYRSAHSGSLQTHMKTHTGEKPYACSQCDYSSADSSNLQRHVKTHTGEKPYGGTQCDYRSAHSGSLQTHMKTHTGEKPYACSQCEYRCVQSSSLQIHMKTHTEEKPYACSQCDYRSADRSNFQRHMKTHTGEKPYACTQCDYRSAHSGSLQTHMKTHTGEKLYSCTQCDYRSAWSGTLQRHMKTHTGEKPYACTQCDYRSAHSGHLQTHIKTHTGEKLCACTQCDYRSARSDTLQRHMKTHTGEKPYACTQCDYRSAHSGNLQTHMKTHTAEKPYACTQCDYRSAHNCSLQTHMKTHTGEKPYACTQCDSRYTYSSSLQTHMKTHTGEKPYACSQCDYRSADSSNLQRHMKTHTGEKPYACPQCDYRCVRSGSLQIHMKTHT from the exons GTTGATGATGGCTTTGATTCTCTTGCAACCTTGAACATTGACATAAAGCAGGAAGCGGATGAAATTTTTGACCCCAACAACTTTGATTGTCATTCTGATGTTGTATCAGATGAGAGTGATGAGGACTTCAAGCCACCTGAAAGTGGCAAGAAAAGaaaaacatcatcaaaat GTGACAAGGTTTCTCAAGTTTCATTTACACCCCGGAACAACATTAAGATGATTACAACGAAAAAGAATATATTGCCAAGAAGAAAGAGTGTCTCAGCTGTTCACAATTATACTGAACTAGATATCGGAACAGATGACACACACATGT CCACAAAAGGATGTTCAGTGAGCACAGAGAAAGGATTGCACATTTGTCATATATGCCAAGCTGAATTCGTCAACATATGTTCTCTCAGCCGGCATTTCAAATGGCATTCAAGACAATCGG ATTCTCTGGATTGTATGAAGTATGCAAGAGATATAACAGCAACTCCGGAATGTAAAGAAAGTGACTTCATTCGTACCTTCAATCACCAATTGACTAGTACCTGTACGTCTCACACATCTAGTACTGAGAAACCCTATGCTTGTACTCAGTATGACTATAGGTCTGCACATAGTGGTAATCTACAgacacatatgaaaactcatacaggggagaaactatatgcatgtactcagtgtgactatagatCTGCTCATAGTGGTAGTTTACAgacacatatgaaaactcatacaggggagaaaccctatgcatgtagTCAGTGCGACTATAGTTCTGCAGATAGTAGTAATCTTCAGAGACAtgtgaaaactcatacaggAGAGAAACCCTATGGAGGTACGCAGTGTGATTATAGGTCTGCACATAGTGGTAGTCTGCAgacacatatgaaaactcacACAGGAGAAAAACCCTATGCATGCAGTCAGTGTGAATATAGGTGTGTGCAGAGTAGTAGTCTGCAGatacatatgaaaactcatacagagGAGAAACCTTACGCATGTAGTCAATGCGACTATAGGTCTGCAGATAGAAGTAATTTTCAGagacatatgaaaactcatacaggggagaaaccctatgcatgtactcagtgtgactataggtctGCACATAGTGGTAGTCTACAgacacatatgaaaactcatacaggggagaaacTCTATtcatgtactcagtgtgactataggtctGCATGGAGTGGTACTCTACAGagacatatgaaaactcatacaggggagaaaccctATGCTTGTACTCAGTGTGATTATAGGTCTGCACATAGTGGTCATCTACAGACACATATaaaaactcatacaggggagaaactctgtgcatgtactcagtgtgactataggtctGCACGGAGTGATACTCTACAGagacatatgaaaactcatacaggggagaaaccctatgcttgtactcagtgtgactataggtctGCACATAGTGGTAATCTACAgacacatatgaaaactcatacagcggagaaaccctatgcatgtactcagtgtgactataggtctGCACATAATTGTAGTCTGCAgacacatatgaaaactcatacaggggagaaaccatatgcatgtactcagtgtgactcTAGATATACATATAGTAGTAGTCTGCAgacacatatgaaaactcatacaggggagaaaccTTATGCATGTAGTCAGTGCGACTATAGGTCTGCAGATAGTAGTAATCTTCAGAGACATATGAAAACTCACACAGGAgagaaaccctatgcatgtcctcagtgtgactataggtgtgTGCGAAGTGGTAGTCTACAAatacatatgaaaactcatacatgA